The Bos indicus x Bos taurus breed Angus x Brahman F1 hybrid chromosome 9, Bos_hybrid_MaternalHap_v2.0, whole genome shotgun sequence genomic sequence GAAATACAAGACAGCATACCTACATTTTCACCATTGTCCTTCTTCCAAGCCTAAAAATAAGAATTGAGGTAtgctattttcataaaaatttagaaacattCATGGACACTTGATGGATTTATGTAATAAGTGAAGAATTTAGGTGATGGTTTAAACCCACACTCCCCTCCAAAAGACTTCTTTCCCTACTTTTACATACTCCCAAGTATTTTCAACCAAGTAACACAAGAACGtgctttctaaaaatataaagggGCTAGGACCACCCCATCATGAACTAACAACCTAAACATCTGAGTAAtaacttctaaaataaaatcacagaaagGGATGGTACATTGctaaaactattaataaaatttaagacaaagagtttatttttcaataaggaaACAAGGCAAAGAAAGCCCAACCTGATCTTGTATGCCTGCCCAGTAGAACTTTCCACCATAATTAGTGCTTTCCACCTCTAGGGCAGGGGGAGGAGCTTAAACTCAGGGTGACCTCATGGAGCAAGGGAAAAACAGTATAAATGCTGTAGGACAGCTCTGGAGAGGGCATCTTCTGCAGTGCTCACCTGGGCACAGGGCAAGGCACAGAGCACTGGTAAGAAACCACCTCCAGGATCTCCGAGAGTCCGGGTAAGTCCACTGGTAGACCTCCATGTCAGCGTATTTGGAAAAAAGTCTCAGTTATTTgttattttgtgatttaaaataatGGCTTTCCACTAAAATCACTCAGAAAGTTTAATCTGTAGCTGTCTGTAAAATATAGTCTTAATTAAACTATATTTGCAAAAACATGTTGTAATCTGAATTTCAGTGTTTTTGAGACTATTGGTAATTTCAGTCTGTATCAAAGATCTTGGGTTATTTAATACAGACATACAACTAcagtttctgtgtttcttttattgaaatcattttattttcacttgatTATCTGGATACGGTTTTCAAAACCGACGAAgacatatatttacataattaaCAATTATAACTCTCAATTTATGGAATATATTCAGGATATACAGAATAAGGTTAAAAAAGTAGATGAAGAATTCATCTATGcaacattagaaaaataaagcaggtcaATAATGAAGCTATATGaaattattcttttctgtttttcagaatccAGCTGAGATCATGCTGCCACAAACAGCACTTTTGCTGCTAATGTCCTTGAACTTGGTTCATGGAGTGTTTTATACTGAGCGATACCAAACACCTACAGGCATAAAAGGCCCACCATCCAACACCAAGACACAGTTCTTCATCCCGTATGCCATAAAGGGTAAAGGTAAACTGAACTACCTATCTTGCTCTATTAACTAGTGGGTTGTTGCTTTATATAATCTTAACGATCTCTTTagcaaaatgtttttttaaattttggcattAAATTACCTTCAAACTCCTTAAATAGCCCAAAATGATTTATGGTAAAAGTAGGTCTATTCAAGAACATTCATATCCTTTACATAAGAATAGGAGAAAGACATACCTAAAGAATATTAGGAAATTTTAGGTATAGAATTTTTTCCCTCAAATGTGTGCTTTTTGCACAAATAATTCCCATAACCTGGACATATTAATCCAACCAAATTAGTCATGTTTAAATTGTTTTAACTAAAAATGTCCATTGTACACAAAAAGAGTAGCAGGTTTATATAtctacatgcatacacacatttcTTTTTACAGCTTATTTTTCTAGCTTACAAATCCAAACAAAATTGAGTCTTAGCTCTCAAATAACATGAGATCCCCTCAAGAGAAATTTAAAGGCAAATGAAGTAGCAattctcataatttttttaatgcattttggtTTAGTTTAGTAGTTAAGTGCACACACCTAACTGCTTTATGCAACCCTGAGTTAGTTAGTTATCCTCTCCATGCTTTAGCtcactcatctgtaaaacaaggcgCATCTATTTCAAAGGGCTGTTCTGAGACTTAAATTAGTTAATACGCAAAGTGCTTAAGGGTTAGCTATTACCACTACTGCTTCTATTTTTCATACTACTTCCATTATTTCTATTCCTATTATtacttctctcctcctcttcctcttcctactCTAGTACTGGTGGTGTAGCTTTAGGTAAGTTTTAACTCTGTTCTTGCATCTGTTCTTCTGCTGAGCTTTCTTGACTATTATGAAGGGTACTGATATCATGTATATAAAGTACTAACAAATCCTCAAGCAAGGGCAACTTTTAGGTTCATATTCACCAATTTCATTTAATAGCTATCTGGCACAAACTGCCTGCTACATTACTGAATTACACTGAGTAATATGAACTGACTGTAGGACtcaaatttcttttccatagtaTTTTTCCATTATGCTTACATATTTTATCCTATAAAGCTATGAATAGttgtcataaaatttaaaaattatgcttcTGGAGATGACTATTTTTAGCAAACTGAATGTATAGGATTgtctttttaagaagaaagatgaaattttaaatgtttcatgaaAGGTAGCTTAATGAtcagaaataaatgcataaatgcaAGTACTCAATAGATACTTTCGATGCTCAAATACACACACagtatgagaaagaaaaaagttaggaaaagaataaaagacaagaaaatctgATACTTTGCTTGAAGCAACAAATGCAATTTGAAATGCTATGACAAGCAGCACTGAATTATACTCTGTATGATCACAAATTCAGACTCTTGTAGCTTACAAGATCATAACAAACAGTTGTGAATTAAAAATGCACCACCACTATTagaagttcaaaatattttctatcttttcacCATAATACACTGtatcattttggtttttcttttgtagaaaaagtgaaaatatatcttgttaacaaatgaaaaatttagaAGCCATATTTTAACTATTAAATCCTTTAGTCTACTTGGTAATACACAGTAGAAACAAATACATTATTATCTACCAGCAATTAAATGAAGACAAAAGCCCACAATTTATATAGTGAAGCACTGAATTGCTAACAGATATACAAGGAATTCCTGTGCAGTTGCTAGGCATATCTGTTCAAAAAGGTTAAGAGAACTGTCAAAACACACTAAATTATGCTGCAGAGGGTTTCATTACTGGTGAGTACACGGGAACCATTCTCTGACACAATCAACCACTTTGTGGACATTTAAGAAACTTCTCCTCTGGAACCTACCAGGGTAACATTCTAAGTGACAGTGATCACTGTctttggagtttcagtctcaaaTTGGGCTCAATTCAGTCATTCACAGCAAGACTTGCTTTTCCTCTCTACTTTACGAGTTAAACATATTTCCAACCAGACCAAGACATTTTTATATAGACATGATCTTTATAAGATTCTGAAGCAAACCCCAATTTAAtatgatttgcattttaaaaatgtcccATTTTACTGCAAACCATTAAGAAatcctttattcatttattctatttGCAAGGCATTAGCACTCATTCATTTAGATATATCACATATGTATAGTAACATCACCAACAATATGTGCTAATTTTTGGAAATCTTTtccataaattaatttttctcagtctttttccTCATGTCATTTTCTGAAAATCAATGGGTAAATAAAACTACACatttgtttgaaaaatgaaatataacttCTAATTAGTACAACATATAAAGATACCCAAATGATTTTCCTATTTCAGTATATGTTTTAATGACTATGCTCTGTattttatacttcatttattaTCAAATGTTTTCCAAATACCAGAAACATATCTACCCAAGAGTATACATTAGCAACTACTGTTGGCTGACTACTTCTTACATGCCAGTTAATTAatatgaaagattttaaaaaaatacagtaatgtACCagttaacatttaaaagaaattatacccataaaaaatattttcaaaggcaattttcaattcatttaatatcaatttcattttagtcttcattttgatatttaaagcCATTAAAGATTTAGTTAAATGGAGTTGAAGCATATTAACATGTTTTCTACAAAAAAAGATGGAGCTCAAAAGTGACAGTTCTAAGTCATTTTCAGGGTTTTGACCAAACTACTCAACTACTTTGACATCTACTAAATCTACCATTACTATGAACCATTTTCTGACAGTATAAGAATCGAATATTAATAGTATACACAGACATTCTAACTATATTTCTGAGAActtattaaacagaaaattaattttaaataagtccTGCAAGtagatatttaaaaacataagtaaTTTCATTACCATCTTTGCTAGCTATAGAAGAATTTCTGAGAAAAAAGACTTTTATCTAGAGGCATATGATAGTGCTGCCTAAAGATCCTTTGACATGGTGATACTTCCCCAATAGTGTATCCCAAAGCCAGCCATGCTCTGTTACACCCCACCTTCGAATGACTAAAACCAAAACTCTGGACACCTCTTAAAGCACTTATCACATGGACACTTGTTTTATTCCCTTTGGGACTACAGTTCTTACAGGATGTGTTTTGTACTTTTCTTATACTTACAGTTCAATAACAGATTTAACATCACAGGCactgaataattttttagtttaaatttacTATACTAGTAGAAGTATTTAGCTCAAATGAACCCACCGATCTATGAAGTTAACAACAGGTGCATtaatcaaagaaaattttattttaccattttaatactattttatgTACCTTTCACATTAATTCTCTAATTCCTTATCTCAATTTTAAGTCAATAACAGAGAATGTAAAGAGCTCATGCTTTGTACTGAGGTCagaaacaaccaaacaaaagaaaaccccaAATCTAAACTGTTTACAGCAGGGTCATGGCAGGTGTAAATTAAAACAGACTGCGTTTCTCCTTTACCTTATAGGATAGCTTTTGTGAAGGAAAGTTGTTTTAGTTCTTAACCTGTTCCTTTTTTTATTCTGTACTtgcctttttcctcttttcctatcaaatgccatttttttccttttccttggtagatgattttcctaaaataaatgcGCTAAAAAGTTTACCTTCAATGCACTCTTATTCCAAACGAATGTTTCAATCCCAGCTTATTTTCATGGATCATTAGGACATAACGAAAGTATGATGGTAGCCACAGTCTTGTGAAACCATCTTCTCTAACAGtatgttttaaaacaatataaatgtctgaaaacaatataaaattgtCTAAAACCATTCAAGACTAGTCTGCCAAAATGGTCTGACCGCCACTGCAGTAAATACCCTGTCCTCACTTATATTTTGAGAAGCAGTGGTTCCTGAGCATCACTAACCCCTCACCTCGTGTGTTCTGCGCATGTCCTTCAGGTGTATCACTGAGAGGAGAGCAAGGCATCCCTGGTCCACCAGGCCCCGCTGGACCTCGAGGGCACCCAGGCCCGtcaggaccaccaggaaagcccggcACCGGAAGTCCTGGGCCCCAAGGACAGCCAGGGTTGCCAGGACCACCGGGGCCGTCAGCCACTGGGAAGCCAGGTTTGCCAGGACTCCCAGGAAAACAAGGGGAGAGAGGACTAAATGGACCAAAAGGAGATATTGGACCAGCTGGTTTACCAGGACCACGGGGCCCACCAGGACCACCCGGAATCCCCGGCCCAACTGGAATTTCTGTTCCCGGAAAACCTGGGCCACAAGGACCTACAGGAGAACCAGGTCCCAGGGGCTTTCCTGGAGAAAAGGGTACGTCAGGGGTCCCTGGACTGAATGGACAGAAAGGGGAAATGGGGCATTGTACTCCTTGCCGCCCAGGTGAGAGGGGCCTCCCAGGTCCTCAGGGTCCCACGGGACCACCTGGCCCTCCTGGAGTGGGGAAAAGAGGTGAAAATGGGTTACCAGGACAGCCAGGCCTCAAAGGTGATCAGGGTGTTCCAGGGGAAAGGGGACCAGCCGGCCCACCAGGCCCTCAAGGCCCTCCTGGGGAACAAGGACCAGAAGGCATTGGAAAGCCAGGAGCCCCTGGAACTCCAGGCCAGCCAGGGATCCCAGGGATGAAAGGTCAGCCAGGGGCTCCAGGAACAGCTGGGCTCCCGGGGGCTCCCGGCTTTGGGAAACCAGGCTTGCCAGGCCTGAAGGGACAAAGGGGACCTGTGGGCCTTCCAGGGAGTCCAGGTGCCAAAGGGGAACAAGGCCCAGCAGGTCATCCTGGGGAAGCAGGTCTGCCCGGACCCTCAGGGAATATGGGACCCCAAGGACCAAAAGGCATTCCAGGCAACCCCGGGCTCCCAGGCCCTAAAGGTGAGATGGGGCCAGTGGGGCCTGCAGGAAACCCTGGGGCGAAGGGAGAAAGGGGCTCCTCTGGCTTAGATGGAAAACCAGGGTACCCAGGAGAACCAGGTCTCAATGGTCCCAAGGGTAACCCAGGGTTGCCAGGCCCAAAAGGTGACCCTGGAATTGCAGGATCCCCTGGTCTCCCAGGCCCTGTGGGTCCAGCAGGAGCTAAGGGAGTGCCTGGACACAATGGCGAGGCTGGGCCCAGAGGTGTCCCTGGAATACCAGGTACTAGAGGTCCCATTGGGCCACCAGGCATTCCAGGATTCCCTGGATCCAAAGGCGATGCGGGAACTCCAGGGCCTCCTGGCCCAGCTGGCATAGCAGTCAAGGGCCTTAATGGacctactgggccaccagggcctCCGGGGCCAAGAGGCAATGCTGGGGAGCCTGGCCTCCCAGGGCCCCCAGGGCCCCCAGGCCCTCCAGGCCAAGCAGCCCTGCCCGAGGACTTTGTAAAGGCAGGCCAAAGGCCGTTTGTTAGTGCCAATCAGGGAGTAACAGGAATGCCTGTGTCTGCTTTCACTGTTATCCTCTCCAAAGCTTACCCAGCTATAGGTACTCCTATCCCATTTGATAAGATTTTATATAACAAGCAACAGCATTATGACCCAAGAACTGGAATCTTCACTTGTAAGATTCCAGGGATATATTACTTCTCTTACCACATACACGTGAAAGGGACCCATGCTTGGGTAGGTCTGTATAAGAACGGCACCCCTGTAATGTACACCTATGATGAGTACATCAAGGGCTACCTGGATCAGGCTTCAGGGAGCGCCGTGATCGACCTCACCGAGAACGACCAGGTATGGCTCCAGCTGCCCAATGCAGGCTCGAACGGGCTGTACTCCTCTGAGTACGTCCACTCCTCTTTCTCAGGATTCTTGGTGGCTCCAATGTGAGCATATTCTCACCGAGCTAACACAAATCTGCTTGAAAAGGCATTCCCCAACTCCACCCCGTCCCACGAAATGCATATGGAGGTAGGCTGAAAAAAATGTGACTAATTTTCCAAAATACAGGTCTGAGCTCTCAGATACAGTAAACATATGTGAAGGCCCTCTTGAGTTTCTAGTCAGCAATCCTAAAACTCCTAAAAGTCTTCTGTTAACTccttcagtatttaaaaatttcatcctGCTAGGCTGAAAAAACGATCGCAAAAAACCCTGAAATGTGATGCTAAATCATGTCAAATTTGATTTCAGAAGTTcagcatttccttttaaaaatcagtctgtTTCTGACAATTAACAGGAAAATTTCCAGGAAACATTCAGGAGATGTCATATATCTTTATGGGACTTAAATACTTgaatattcaaatttaaaaaacactacATACCCTGAGATCTTTCTGATGGTGCATTACTCAAAGGTTTAAGTGGCCCCTTTTGTCAATTATCTATTCAAGTATACAGGTGCATATAGACTTTTTACAGCTCTCATAAGAAACCCAAAATATTAATGCTAAAGTTAATCTGAAATGCAAGGTGCTTTTGTCATGAACCTCTTCAAACTTTTCTGTGGATTGCTGAAAGCTTTCTATATACCCTTTACAACTTGGAAATGGTGTCtaacctattttatttatttgacacaAGTGTGATTAATTTGCTTTAATGACTACTTGAGTCTTATATAATGTTAATATGATTTTGCGGGTTTATACAGTATTAGCATATGTACCTTGGGCCTCCCATTCCAGTGAAATTGTAATATCAAGGGTTTCAAAATCTGactagaaatgaaaagatattatttatttctgctctgtactgtattttaatgtttctgtttaAAACTCTTAAGCTGTGCCTCATGAAATGTTTTATCCACTCCTTATTTACAATGCAATAAAATAACATCAATAGATGATTATGTCGAATTTATTTGAAACCAGCAATTTGCCATTCTCAACCACTCTTTTAAGGGTTTTCATTTTACAaagttaataaaaagtaaaatgataaacTGGTGGGTAGCTTTTCCAAGGGTCATGGATATAGCCTTCTACTGGAGATGGGCATTTCCATACATCCAAGTGCGCATTGTGGACTGAAAAGCCATCAAACAGAACCACATGTGATCTACAGGGTGAAGGGCTGGCGACTGGGAGCAGAAAAGTAAGACAATCACCCAAGTCAGTGATATTCTTCTAGGAAGGAAAGAAGCAGGCAGCAGAGAAACATGTAGTCTGAACAAATATTATGCAGTTATTCACTGCCTTGACATGTTTTTAGTCATAATATTTAGGATCATTTTGATGGCTTAAATGACATTAAAAGGCAGGCAAGAATTTTTATGCCAATCAAATggcaacatttttatttttctcagctgAAAAACACTGCCTGTGAGCATCCATCAATCCACTGGCTGAATTAGGACAGTCTGGTTCAAGTCACTCAGGTACCACACTATAAAGGCATCTCTTAATGCCTTAGAAGCAATGTTTGTGTGTAACTCAAGCAAACCTGTTGATGGAACTGTAAAAGCTTGGGCTTGGGTTGGTGATCTCTGCTCCCACTCTGTGTGAGCTCAACCTGCTTTTAAGCATTACAAACAGAATTTTCACTCTTCCTCTCTGACTGTAATTACTAAACTAATGGTTACAGCTGTCACCAAACTCATTTCCAAGCCAAGAGAGACCAAATTCTGAGGTATCCACAAAAGGGTCCTAGCGGTGAGCATGTAAAAGACAGCATCTCTTAGAATACTGGCAACGATGGCCATTAAACAGACATGAAGAAAAGAAGCTCTTAGAATATGACCAGTATCAACTTTATAGCAATATCTTAGGTCAAATTAAATCCTAATTAAGGTACATTAAGAACAGGTACCTTCTAAGTAATTCATTAGACACATAGCATTGAACACACATCTAAAGCCTCTCTCCAAGAAatggacacacagacatagagaacgaaCTCGTGGACACAgccggggaaggagagggcaggacaAGCTGAGAGCGTagcacagacatacacacacgcTCACGTGTAGAACAGATGACTAGTGGGAAGCTGTCACAAAACACAGAGCTCAGCCTTGCACCCTGTGATAACTAGAGAGccggatggggtgggagggaggccaaCGAGGAAGGGGGATGTATGTATAATCATGACTGATTCGTGCtgacgtatggcagaaactacTGCAACACTGTGAAGCAATGATCttccaataaaaaagtaaaagaaataaagtctctcttcACATTACTCACCTTTAAAAGCTGACATTTTATAATTATGTTGTATACCAGCAACTATGTCCTTCCAAAAATCAAATGGTTTTTGACCATTGttctgctaaagaaaaaaaaaaaccaaatccaAATGTGACACATGTAATAATTGTGTTTTTAAGCATAGTAGAAAACACTTGGCAAACAACTATAATATTACTGTACTGTAAAACAGGGATTCGTGTTTGAGGAAATAGATCAATAAACTTCTCACGTTTCCAGATGTGATTGTAGAAAAATATCTTCCATGAAAATCATGGCTATAGAGATGTATATACACATGACTAAATATTAATGTAACCCATATaacccaaataaaataaaaatttccatgcATTATAAAGTCTAAAAAATATACACTACTTTTAACACATAACAAATCTACAATGTTATAGCTTAGGAGATATCAGGATATGTCACTTCCTGTACCGTGGCATCAATGGAGCTAAAAGGCCCGCAGCCTTAAAACTGCAAAAGCTGCTTACTTTACAGTTCTGTGCATATTTACCTGAGTTTCAGTATACAAGAGCAAGTAAACAGGAATATACACAACCCTATAGCCCCATGCTTCCTTGGAGATATTAACCAGTATCCTTCTATATAAACAAAGACCAACTACTAGATAGTATTTAAATTATATCAAGcccaaaatatttaaagactggtacatttgttacagtcACTATAAAATGAGAAGCTGACTCCATCCCATAATAACAACTTCTACAAGCCAGCACTATGGCTCAACAGAAACTTTCACAAACACATGACTGTAATTCTGACTCAAAAATAAATCAGCATCTAGTCctatcagaatgcagagttccaaagaatagcaaaaagggataagaaagccttcctcagtgatcaatacaaagaaatagaggaaaacaacagaatgggaaagactagagatctcttcaagaaaatcagagataccaagggaacatttcatgcaaagatgggctcgataaaggacagaaatggtatggacctgacagaagcagaagatattaagaagaggtggcaagaatacacagaagaactgtacaaaaaagatcttcatgacccagataataacgatggtgtgatcattcacctagaatcagacatcctaGAACgcgaagtcaagtggcccttaggaagcatcactaagaacaaagctagtggaggtgatgggattctagtcgagctatttcaaatgctaaaagatgatactgtgaaaatgctgcactcaatatgccagcaaactggggaaactcagcagtggccacaggactggaaaaggtcagttttcattccaatcccaaagaaaggcaatgccaaagaatgctcaaactaccacacaattgcactcatctcacatgctagtaaagtaatgcccaaaattctccaagccaggcttcaaaaatatgtgaaccgtgaacttccagatgttcaagctgattttagaaaagacaaaggaaccagagatcaaattgccaacatccgctggatcatcaaaaaagcaagagtgttccagaaaaacatctatttctgctttattgactatgacagagcttttgactgtgtggatcaccacaaactgtggaaaattctgaaagagatgggaataccagaccacctgacctgcctcttgagaaatctgcaggcaggtcaggaagcaacagttagaactggacatgggacaacagactggttccaaacaggaaaaggagtacgtcaaggctgtatattgtcaccctgcttatttaacttatatgcagagtacatcatgagaaacgctgtactggaagaagcacaagctggaatcaagattgccgggagaaatatcaataacctcagatatgcagatgacaccacccttatggcgaagaagaactaaggagcctcttgttgaaagtgaaagaggagagtgaaaaagttggcttaaagctcaacattcagaaaactaagatcatggcatctggtcccattacttcaaggcaaatagatgggaaaacgatggaaacagtgacagactttattgttttgggctccaagatcactgcagatggtgactgcagccacgaaattaaaagacacttgctccttggaagaaaagttaggaccaacctagacaggatattaaaaagcagagacattactttgccagcaaaggtccatattgtcaaagctgtgatttttccagtagtcatgtatggacatgagagttggactatagagaaagctaagcgcctaagaattgatgctttccaactgtggtgttggagaagactcttgagagtcccttggactgcaaggagatccaaccagtccatcctaaaggaaatcagtcctgaatattcattggaaggactaatgctgaagctgaaac encodes the following:
- the COL10A1 gene encoding collagen alpha-1(X) chain, with the translated sequence MKLFFSVFQNPAEIMLPQTALLLLMSLNLVHGVFYTERYQTPTGIKGPPSNTKTQFFIPYAIKGKGVSLRGEQGIPGPPGPAGPRGHPGPSGPPGKPGTGSPGPQGQPGLPGPPGPSATGKPGLPGLPGKQGERGLNGPKGDIGPAGLPGPRGPPGPPGIPGPTGISVPGKPGPQGPTGEPGPRGFPGEKGTSGVPGLNGQKGEMGHCTPCRPGERGLPGPQGPTGPPGPPGVGKRGENGLPGQPGLKGDQGVPGERGPAGPPGPQGPPGEQGPEGIGKPGAPGTPGQPGIPGMKGQPGAPGTAGLPGAPGFGKPGLPGLKGQRGPVGLPGSPGAKGEQGPAGHPGEAGLPGPSGNMGPQGPKGIPGNPGLPGPKGEMGPVGPAGNPGAKGERGSSGLDGKPGYPGEPGLNGPKGNPGLPGPKGDPGIAGSPGLPGPVGPAGAKGVPGHNGEAGPRGVPGIPGTRGPIGPPGIPGFPGSKGDAGTPGPPGPAGIAVKGLNGPTGPPGPPGPRGNAGEPGLPGPPGPPGPPGQAALPEDFVKAGQRPFVSANQGVTGMPVSAFTVILSKAYPAIGTPIPFDKILYNKQQHYDPRTGIFTCKIPGIYYFSYHIHVKGTHAWVGLYKNGTPVMYTYDEYIKGYLDQASGSAVIDLTENDQVWLQLPNAGSNGLYSSEYVHSSFSGFLVAPM